One stretch of Methanobacterium aggregans DNA includes these proteins:
- the ehbF gene encoding energy conserving hydrogenase EhbF, giving the protein MNSLIPLMVIIPITCALFLNLIHERDRTIKALSVIIALALPIIPLFASYGTHYFGGYAPLIQNGTIATGLPAFITGSALNIFHPAITYVFGSAQKLFIFIVGIVALFSIFLSLYEVKRPSGVYGYLLFMLAASITALILTDDIFNLYVFFEIAALAQVGIILVSKVKGSYETALKYMILGSIASPLMLLGIAFLLGVTGNVNITDIVYAIKHGMVDPKSPVLLMACGLITFGWLYGSGLPPFHSIKSAVYSKALPNGAALLQAFSVVMFVALGVIIIRIFGYLPFSKVFIIGISLLAMVLGITMALNQTDFKRIIAYLAVGELGYIGIGLGLGTAMGITAGLFQAVNELVITAFLFIGFGTILYKTRESDIRKLGGMMVQSPKTALLVMIAGFAMAGVPPLNVFQSKLMLCQAAVDAGLPELGIIMILLSIVTFMTFMRAFYAIYMRSKPEGLEIKNEKIPRVTLLAMVVFLIICLTLGLFPGLATNSLHGLAMSLA; this is encoded by the coding sequence ATGAATTCCTTAATCCCACTGATGGTTATAATACCAATTACATGTGCCCTTTTCCTGAACCTGATTCATGAAAGGGATCGCACGATCAAGGCATTATCAGTGATCATTGCACTGGCACTGCCAATAATACCACTTTTTGCAAGCTACGGAACCCATTATTTCGGGGGATACGCACCCCTCATTCAAAATGGAACCATAGCAACGGGACTACCTGCATTCATAACGGGTTCAGCACTGAATATCTTCCACCCTGCGATCACCTACGTATTTGGAAGCGCACAGAAGCTCTTCATATTCATAGTGGGAATCGTGGCATTGTTTTCAATATTCTTATCTCTTTACGAGGTTAAAAGACCTTCAGGAGTGTATGGATACCTTTTATTCATGCTTGCAGCTTCAATAACTGCTTTAATACTCACAGACGACATATTCAACCTTTACGTCTTCTTTGAGATAGCAGCACTGGCACAGGTTGGTATAATCCTGGTTTCCAAGGTCAAGGGCAGCTACGAAACAGCCCTAAAGTACATGATACTTGGGAGCATAGCATCACCTTTGATGCTTCTTGGAATAGCATTCCTCCTTGGAGTTACAGGAAACGTTAACATCACGGATATAGTCTACGCCATTAAACATGGAATGGTGGATCCAAAAAGTCCAGTACTTCTGATGGCATGTGGCCTCATAACCTTTGGATGGCTCTACGGTTCTGGACTTCCACCTTTCCACTCAATAAAATCCGCAGTTTACAGCAAAGCTCTTCCAAACGGAGCTGCACTGCTTCAGGCATTCTCAGTTGTGATGTTCGTAGCCCTTGGTGTCATAATAATCAGAATCTTCGGATACCTTCCATTCTCCAAGGTCTTCATAATAGGAATATCCCTCCTTGCAATGGTGCTGGGCATAACCATGGCACTGAACCAGACAGATTTCAAACGGATCATAGCTTACCTTGCAGTGGGTGAACTTGGATACATTGGAATAGGACTGGGACTTGGAACTGCAATGGGAATAACAGCAGGACTGTTCCAGGCTGTTAACGAACTTGTAATAACCGCATTCCTCTTCATAGGTTTCGGTACCATACTCTACAAAACCAGGGAAAGCGATATAAGGAAGCTGGGTGGTATGATGGTACAGTCACCAAAAACAGCACTCCTGGTTATGATAGCAGGATTTGCAATGGCAGGAGTTCCTCCATTAAATGTATTCCAGAGTAAGCTGATGCTCTGTCAGGCCGCTGTAGATGCAGGATTGCCTGAACTGGGTATAATAATGATACTCCTGAGTATTGTGACTTTCATGACCTTTATGAGGGCTTTCTACGCCATTTACATGCGGTCAAAACCAGAGGGCCTCGAAATTAAGAACGAAAAAATACCAAGGGTAACACTACTTGCGATGGTTGTGTTCCTGATCATATGTTTAACACTCGGTCTGTTCCCTGGCCTTGCAACCAATTCTCTGCACGGGCTGGCGATGAGCCTTGCATAG
- a CDS encoding GMC family oxidoreductase N-terminal domain-containing protein produces MKAIVVGSGAGGGTAARELAMNGFDVTILEAGKVFKPFTRRLTMTEPLRKAGLLGGEKTIGLIFPYMDVMRSEKDLVLVRGIGTGGCTTLSCGNMVRADHGLKEIGLDLTPEFEELENIVGVKPFPKKRWRPLTRTMFESAAKLGLNPHPTPKAVEPRLCTSCGLCEMGCSTGARWDSRQFLEDALKMGALLHTSSPVQRVVMENGCVKGVVVKSGRSNKVIEGDVVVLAAGGIGTAQILKNSDLPAEDHLWVDIVLTLGGISKGAKQLKEPPMLWYTEHDNYILSPYLDVLSHWFHKPWRNVSLEDRVGIMVKMADMEEGTVSADGSVNKNISSEDRTKIDMAVSHAKEIMETSGVSGPFVKGMYNGGHLGGTVPLKKEDVASMKPSWLPDGLWVADLSLAPRSQGLPTILLASAMALRVARKIIQD; encoded by the coding sequence GTTGTGGGATCTGGTGCGGGAGGAGGAACTGCTGCACGTGAATTGGCCATGAATGGATTTGATGTCACCATACTTGAGGCAGGAAAAGTATTCAAACCCTTCACCAGACGTTTGACCATGACGGAACCCCTCAGAAAGGCAGGTCTTCTTGGAGGCGAAAAAACTATTGGCCTTATATTTCCTTATATGGATGTGATGCGTTCGGAGAAGGACCTGGTGCTGGTTAGAGGCATTGGTACCGGTGGCTGCACCACTTTATCCTGCGGCAACATGGTACGGGCTGATCATGGATTAAAAGAGATAGGACTCGATCTTACACCGGAATTTGAAGAACTTGAAAATATTGTAGGTGTGAAACCCTTTCCAAAGAAGAGATGGAGGCCTCTGACCAGAACTATGTTTGAATCCGCTGCAAAATTAGGTTTAAACCCACATCCAACTCCAAAGGCTGTTGAACCGCGTTTATGTACCTCCTGTGGACTTTGTGAAATGGGATGTTCTACTGGGGCACGCTGGGACTCAAGGCAGTTTTTAGAGGACGCCCTGAAAATGGGAGCTCTGCTCCACACATCGTCCCCTGTGCAGAGGGTTGTAATGGAAAATGGGTGTGTGAAAGGTGTTGTTGTTAAATCAGGACGATCAAATAAGGTTATAGAGGGAGATGTGGTTGTTTTAGCTGCAGGGGGAATTGGAACAGCCCAGATACTGAAGAATTCAGACTTACCTGCTGAAGACCATCTCTGGGTTGATATTGTTCTTACCCTTGGAGGCATTTCTAAAGGAGCCAAACAGCTTAAAGAACCCCCTATGTTGTGGTACACAGAGCATGATAACTACATATTATCCCCCTATCTGGATGTATTATCCCACTGGTTCCATAAACCGTGGAGAAACGTTTCACTGGAAGATAGGGTTGGAATAATGGTAAAAATGGCAGATATGGAAGAAGGTACTGTTTCTGCAGACGGATCTGTGAATAAAAATATTTCTTCCGAGGATCGAACCAAAATAGACATGGCAGTTTCCCATGCAAAAGAAATAATGGAAACTTCAGGAGTTTCAGGTCCATTTGTAAAGGGAATGTACAATGGAGGCCATCTTGGGGGGACAGTTCCCCTGAAAAAAGAGGATGTAGCTTCAATGAAGCCTTCATGGCTGCCAGATGGATTGTGGGTTGCTGACCTCTCACTCGCTCCCCGCTCACAGGGCCTCCCAACCATTTTATTGGCTTCAGCTATGGCATTAAGGGTGGCAAGGAAGATTATACAGGACTGA
- a CDS encoding hydrogenase large subunit codes for MDEDNKGNRNASDENSKQTVIETEISMGTVHPAALEPYRVRLFVEDEIVKDAEITIGLNHRGIERIMEGLPVEKANSLTEKVCGICSNSHIWNSCMVAEKALDIEVPERATYIRIIMEELERLHSHLLYLAHGNEVLGHETFSMRLFYIRETVMELLRMIGGNRVQYGASIIGGVRPRCELDEMRIQKILEGMDVIEEKLTAFADRFVSDPMIMSRITGVGTISQKDALRLGTSGPTLRATGYERDLRREMSVYDPFEFDVITQDGGDVKSNLLMRVLECFESIKIIRQAVAGLPDGKITNRSWEMHDAPITKSYIEVPRGTLYHSYALEDGRVRGSIIRTPSIANIGAMQQACIGHHITDAQLAIVQCDPCFTCTDRAIKIIRTDK; via the coding sequence ATGGATGAGGATAACAAGGGAAACAGGAATGCAAGTGATGAAAATTCCAAACAAACTGTAATTGAAACAGAAATATCCATGGGAACTGTGCACCCTGCAGCCCTTGAACCATACAGGGTACGTTTATTCGTTGAAGACGAAATTGTAAAAGACGCTGAAATAACAATAGGGCTTAACCACAGGGGAATTGAAAGAATAATGGAAGGATTGCCTGTTGAAAAGGCTAACAGCCTGACTGAAAAGGTCTGTGGAATATGCTCCAACAGCCACATCTGGAACTCCTGTATGGTTGCGGAGAAGGCCCTTGACATAGAGGTACCAGAACGCGCAACCTACATACGAATCATAATGGAGGAACTTGAAAGACTCCACAGCCACCTCCTCTACCTGGCCCATGGAAACGAAGTTCTGGGACATGAAACCTTCTCAATGAGACTTTTCTACATCCGAGAAACAGTCATGGAACTTCTCAGGATGATAGGGGGTAACAGGGTTCAGTACGGAGCATCCATCATTGGAGGGGTCAGACCAAGATGTGAACTGGATGAGATGAGGATACAGAAGATCCTTGAGGGAATGGACGTAATCGAGGAGAAATTAACGGCCTTCGCAGACAGGTTTGTATCGGATCCAATGATCATGTCCCGTATAACCGGTGTTGGAACCATATCTCAGAAGGATGCATTAAGGTTAGGCACATCTGGACCAACCCTTCGTGCAACAGGATATGAGCGAGATTTAAGGCGTGAAATGTCTGTTTACGACCCATTTGAATTCGATGTCATAACCCAGGATGGTGGAGATGTCAAATCCAACCTCCTCATGAGGGTTCTCGAATGTTTCGAGTCCATAAAGATAATAAGACAGGCAGTTGCAGGCCTCCCAGATGGTAAGATAACCAACAGAAGCTGGGAGATGCATGACGCTCCAATAACCAAGAGCTACATAGAGGTGCCCCGTGGTACACTCTACCATTCCTATGCACTGGAAGACGGCCGTGTAAGGGGTTCAATCATAAGAACACCATCAATCGCAAACATAGGGGCAATGCAGCAGGCATGCATAGGTCATCATATAACTGACGCCCAGCTTGCAATTGTGCAGTGTGATCCCTGTTTCACATGCACGGATCGTGCAATCAAGATAATAAGAACAGATAAATAA
- a CDS encoding respiratory chain complex I subunit 1 family protein, which yields MTVINSIIAVIGTLILAFLVSIWLPGIERKFVHARIQQRVGPPISSPGFMAPIKFFFKETIKPNSPMPRLYNALPIISLLSVVFILIVITPQMYPLAAFASMVAVIGLLKVEEVLYMFMGSLSKSVLSLRMPFPDIVKGAKHPEARRSFLEELSTMRAFRLIAFGSFPLYLAMFVPVTMARSIYLQDIVAYQHIHGPILFTVAGILGAIVFFVGFMVLLNEYPFSILKAKADVIEGPLLEYASKYRAYVYISRGFLIFVLATVFTTLFLGMPPNIMDWTILVNILVALIFPILMAVLSAFSPIFTNKQFYPVVAGTSILGVIAIVATFL from the coding sequence ATGACTGTTATAAATTCAATAATCGCAGTAATAGGAACACTGATACTGGCTTTCCTGGTCAGCATATGGCTTCCAGGAATTGAAAGGAAGTTTGTGCATGCAAGGATCCAGCAGAGGGTAGGTCCACCAATCTCAAGTCCGGGATTTATGGCCCCAATCAAGTTTTTCTTTAAGGAAACCATAAAACCCAACTCTCCAATGCCAAGACTTTACAATGCACTGCCAATAATAAGTCTACTATCAGTGGTGTTCATACTCATCGTTATAACGCCTCAGATGTACCCATTAGCAGCATTTGCAAGTATGGTGGCAGTTATAGGTCTTTTAAAGGTGGAAGAAGTACTCTACATGTTCATGGGGTCACTGTCAAAATCAGTTCTCTCACTTAGAATGCCATTTCCAGACATTGTTAAGGGGGCAAAACATCCTGAAGCAAGAAGGTCATTCCTTGAAGAACTCAGTACAATGAGGGCTTTTCGTTTAATAGCATTTGGTTCATTTCCCCTGTACCTAGCCATGTTCGTGCCCGTTACAATGGCCAGGAGTATCTACTTGCAGGACATAGTGGCATACCAGCACATCCACGGACCCATACTCTTCACAGTTGCAGGTATACTCGGTGCAATAGTGTTCTTCGTAGGATTCATGGTACTCCTGAACGAATACCCCTTCTCCATACTAAAGGCCAAGGCAGATGTTATAGAAGGGCCCTTACTTGAATATGCATCAAAATACAGGGCATACGTCTACATAAGCAGAGGATTCCTGATATTTGTCCTTGCAACTGTTTTCACAACCCTGTTCCTGGGAATGCCTCCGAACATTATGGACTGGACCATACTGGTGAACATACTGGTTGCACTCATATTCCCAATTCTAATGGCTGTACTCAGTGCATTCTCCCCAATATTCACCAACAAACAGTTCTATCCAGTTGTTGCAGGTACATCCATACTGGGAGTCATTGCAATAGTTGCAACGTTCCTATAA
- a CDS encoding 4Fe-4S dicluster domain-containing protein, with product MKNLIRIFLEGAYSNLKRILFASDRVTDMELRSKILEGRIVPTDKVAEVPCIGCGGCSNACPTGAVEMVDLDEPVQLMEGMMKTQIPVLHSEKCVHCYYCHDFCPLYALFGEAGTIHPNDVGHPESDISTLLEKPVKISDDKIAFISQFLSDSTVLKKRKE from the coding sequence ATGAAAAATTTAATCAGAATATTTCTGGAGGGAGCCTACAGCAACCTGAAAAGGATACTATTTGCCTCAGACCGTGTTACAGACATGGAACTTAGAAGCAAAATTCTTGAAGGCAGAATAGTCCCCACAGACAAGGTTGCAGAGGTACCATGCATAGGATGCGGAGGATGCAGTAACGCCTGCCCAACAGGAGCAGTTGAAATGGTGGACCTTGACGAACCAGTTCAGCTTATGGAGGGAATGATGAAAACTCAGATTCCAGTTCTCCACAGTGAAAAATGTGTTCACTGTTATTACTGTCATGATTTCTGTCCATTATACGCCCTTTTCGGGGAGGCAGGAACCATACATCCAAACGATGTTGGTCATCCAGAATCAGACATATCCACACTCCTTGAAAAGCCTGTTAAAATATCCGATGATAAAATAGCATTCATATCACAATTTTTATCAGATTCAACGGTATTGAAGAAGAGGAAGGAATAA
- a CDS encoding energy-converting hydrogenase B subunit G, EhbG: MSIYDIIVKKIKDIRSETEEEGPLTNVSTSSMLAGEIAIISTLLVAVIMLRVVSKVLMIFAFILLLVLVVVAMPIMPKLKREQNDSLANMTFYVVVTLGIIVTLFYWGNLNV; the protein is encoded by the coding sequence ATGAGCATCTATGATATTATAGTAAAGAAAATAAAGGATATTCGAAGTGAAACAGAGGAAGAGGGACCATTAACAAACGTGTCAACTTCATCCATGTTGGCAGGAGAAATAGCAATCATATCCACCCTTCTAGTGGCAGTTATAATGCTCAGGGTTGTAAGCAAGGTACTCATGATATTTGCATTCATTCTACTCCTTGTACTGGTTGTTGTGGCAATGCCCATCATGCCCAAACTCAAACGAGAGCAGAACGATTCACTGGCCAACATGACATTCTACGTTGTGGTGACACTTGGAATTATTGTAACATTATTCTACTGGGGGAATCTAAATGTCTGA
- a CDS encoding NADH-quinone oxidoreductase subunit B family protein translates to MSLKSYSRARAVHVMLVYTGGCNGCDIEIVNCILSPKYDAEQYKVFLTWNPREADVLVVTGPVTKHTEQPLREIYDAIPEPKAVVAAGACALMGGVYKNIHGDIPSEEIAGPVDNIIPVDAKVPGCSVRPEDVLSGVVAALPKLLNAE, encoded by the coding sequence ATGAGTTTAAAATCATATTCAAGGGCAAGGGCCGTGCATGTCATGCTCGTGTACACTGGAGGATGCAATGGATGCGATATTGAGATAGTCAACTGCATACTTTCACCAAAATACGATGCAGAACAGTACAAAGTCTTTTTAACATGGAATCCAAGGGAAGCAGATGTTCTTGTAGTCACAGGCCCGGTAACAAAACACACGGAACAGCCCCTGCGTGAAATATACGATGCAATTCCGGAACCCAAAGCTGTTGTTGCAGCAGGTGCATGTGCATTGATGGGCGGAGTTTACAAGAACATACATGGGGATATACCCTCAGAAGAAATTGCAGGACCTGTTGATAATATCATACCAGTTGATGCAAAGGTACCTGGATGTTCGGTGCGACCAGAGGATGTTCTGTCTGGAGTGGTTGCAGCCCTTCCAAAACTGCTTAATGCAGAATAA
- a CDS encoding cation:proton antiporter subunit C, with the protein MIMDTQLASLLTAGALIFIGLFGAVYLDNLIKKIIALAFIGDGANLFLIAMGYNAGGIVYIFLPGMASNWFSQNASYPLPYALVLTSIVIGASTLAVMLGIIIVLHKKYGSISASKILGE; encoded by the coding sequence ATGATTATGGACACTCAACTCGCATCACTCTTGACAGCAGGAGCACTGATATTCATAGGACTATTCGGTGCAGTTTATCTTGATAACCTTATAAAAAAAATCATAGCACTTGCATTCATAGGTGACGGTGCCAACCTTTTCCTCATCGCCATGGGATACAATGCTGGAGGAATAGTTTACATCTTCCTTCCGGGCATGGCAAGTAACTGGTTCTCACAGAATGCATCATACCCACTGCCATACGCACTGGTGCTCACGAGCATTGTTATCGGTGCAAGTACCCTGGCAGTTATGCTGGGAATAATCATCGTGCTTCACAAAAAATACGGATCCATAAGTGCATCGAAGATCCTTGGAGAGTAA
- a CDS encoding energy-converting hydrogenase B subunit P: MKFVVRPQHIISVGGYINETQFPYRNLVVVNPTEEPIKIDIPIFEEEWIEEHRKLGLEITPVREEDSFLTAFRKAKARLDAQINKKTP; the protein is encoded by the coding sequence ATGAAGTTTGTTGTAAGACCCCAGCACATAATCAGTGTTGGAGGTTACATAAATGAGACCCAATTCCCCTACAGGAACCTTGTAGTTGTAAACCCAACGGAAGAACCTATAAAAATAGATATTCCAATATTTGAAGAGGAATGGATAGAGGAACACAGAAAACTGGGCCTTGAAATCACGCCTGTTAGAGAAGAGGATTCTTTTCTCACGGCCTTCAGAAAGGCTAAGGCCAGACTTGATGCCCAGATCAATAAAAAAACTCCTTAG
- a CDS encoding MnhB domain-containing protein, with the protein MSTILKLFALPASLILMCYGILTILGGHITPGGGFQGGAIIAGALIFCLVVYGVKENPIHITHNFMASLESAGALAYVFLGLAGLFTSGFFLYNLGVNLYGIVPQFIQHIFDYPDPIHAGIIPYLNFVVGLKVMVGLTAVVITFLESKKLLENMNEEEI; encoded by the coding sequence ATGAGCACAATACTTAAACTCTTCGCACTTCCAGCATCATTAATATTGATGTGTTACGGTATTTTAACCATACTCGGAGGACACATAACTCCTGGAGGAGGATTTCAGGGAGGTGCCATAATAGCAGGAGCACTGATATTCTGTTTGGTTGTCTACGGTGTAAAGGAAAACCCAATTCACATAACCCACAACTTCATGGCATCACTTGAAAGTGCAGGGGCCCTTGCATATGTTTTCCTGGGCCTTGCAGGACTCTTCACATCAGGATTCTTCCTCTACAACCTTGGAGTTAACCTCTACGGTATTGTACCACAGTTCATACAGCACATATTTGACTACCCTGATCCAATACACGCAGGTATCATTCCATACCTCAACTTCGTTGTGGGTCTCAAGGTTATGGTGGGACTGACTGCAGTGGTGATAACCTTCCTTGAAAGTAAGAAACTGCTTGAAAACATGAATGAAGAGGAGATCTAA
- a CDS encoding EhbH — translation MSEGLRNIISGFALLVFAIALFESIFHFSNMIYPGISYIYNWIGPQIAPNMVTNVVFDWRGYDTLGEALILVTAVVVTLLIFGRGKVDFGGDD, via the coding sequence ATGTCTGAGGGATTAAGAAACATAATATCAGGATTTGCACTCTTAGTGTTCGCAATAGCACTTTTTGAGTCCATATTCCACTTCAGTAACATGATCTATCCTGGAATAAGTTACATATACAACTGGATTGGACCACAAATAGCCCCAAACATGGTAACAAACGTTGTATTTGATTGGAGAGGCTACGACACCCTTGGAGAAGCACTCATACTTGTAACTGCAGTTGTTGTAACTCTACTCATATTCGGAAGGGGAAAAGTGGACTTTGGAGGGGATGATTAG
- a CDS encoding DUF4040 domain-containing protein has product MIEYIFMIVTVLGAIIALMQRDLLKAAILTGIPGVGLALLYQYLQAPDVALTQAIVGSAIIPVFFALAVYRTRRVEE; this is encoded by the coding sequence ATGATAGAATACATATTCATGATTGTAACAGTTTTAGGTGCTATCATTGCCCTGATGCAGCGTGATCTCCTTAAAGCAGCCATATTAACAGGAATTCCAGGGGTGGGTCTGGCCCTTCTCTACCAGTACCTTCAGGCCCCAGACGTTGCACTAACCCAGGCAATTGTGGGATCCGCAATTATACCAGTATTCTTTGCACTGGCAGTTTACAGAACACGCAGGGTGGAGGAATAA
- a CDS encoding energy-converting hydrogenase B subunit J has product MVYAGPIILGFLLGFILGTRIKENPESKLKFDTSVYMVTLIFAVAMAYFLGAFPYYTDVPFASGFVAAFIGIIVGKLLFGRGRSIENED; this is encoded by the coding sequence ATGGTTTACGCAGGCCCAATAATTTTAGGATTCTTATTAGGATTCATACTGGGAACAAGGATCAAAGAAAACCCAGAAAGCAAGCTAAAATTCGATACATCAGTTTACATGGTTACACTCATATTTGCGGTGGCTATGGCGTACTTCCTCGGTGCATTTCCTTACTACACAGATGTTCCATTTGCATCAGGATTCGTAGCAGCATTTATAGGAATAATTGTGGGTAAACTACTCTTTGGAAGGGGAAGAAGCATAGAGAACGAGGACTGA
- a CDS encoding flavodoxin family protein, whose protein sequence is MKILAIIGSPKGKGNSYKVTKEVEEKMRGMEDVTFEYLFLKDVDLQMCRGCFSCVIKGENFCPINDDRAKIEDKMLKSDGVIFVTPCYCQNVSALLKNFIDRFSYVFHRPRFFNQKAMVLATTGGAGLKETLDYLSKLEVWGFGPVVKLGALYPPWPASERLKIKNKKKIVGSTEEFYKKLKGKKHPSPGFNQYMHFRFMKTTSDMKEYLPADNEFYKDKKEFFYPVKINPFKKWFASVMIKIAMFMMRDIGPEDVK, encoded by the coding sequence ATGAAAATATTAGCAATAATTGGAAGCCCAAAAGGTAAAGGTAACAGTTACAAGGTTACAAAGGAAGTTGAGGAAAAAATGAGGGGAATGGAAGATGTAACCTTTGAATATCTTTTTCTCAAAGACGTTGACCTGCAAATGTGCCGTGGCTGCTTTTCATGCGTTATTAAGGGGGAAAATTTCTGCCCTATTAACGATGACAGGGCCAAAATTGAGGATAAAATGCTTAAATCAGACGGAGTCATATTCGTAACACCCTGCTACTGCCAGAACGTGTCAGCACTCCTGAAAAACTTTATAGACAGATTCTCCTATGTATTCCACAGGCCGCGCTTTTTTAACCAGAAAGCCATGGTTTTAGCCACAACTGGAGGTGCAGGATTAAAAGAAACTTTAGACTATTTATCCAAACTTGAAGTTTGGGGTTTTGGACCTGTAGTTAAACTTGGTGCCCTATATCCACCATGGCCTGCATCTGAACGCCTTAAAATTAAAAATAAGAAGAAAATAGTCGGATCCACAGAGGAGTTCTACAAAAAGCTTAAGGGAAAAAAACATCCATCCCCTGGATTTAACCAGTACATGCACTTCAGGTTCATGAAAACAACCTCTGATATGAAGGAATATCTACCTGCAGATAACGAGTTTTATAAGGATAAAAAGGAGTTTTTTTATCCAGTTAAAATTAATCCTTTCAAGAAGTGGTTTGCATCAGTCATGATAAAAATTGCCATGTTCATGATGAGGGATATAGGACCAGAGGATGTTAAATAG
- a CDS encoding 4Fe-4S binding protein: MFLSTKKCEGLGECIKECPTEAIRLIEGKAFSCITCGACAEACPNRAIFKNRYGGYVVDRARCNACGVCEMTCPVNSIHIEDGVVKGICSRCGICADACPIDARVDAYDVIEDRQLKFLEALNLTVQPTLPAKKEDEKVQRTNVITDTEKCTLCGRCEYYCPTDAIMVDVNLEGKCTQCRVCEDVCPVGAIEEGVIDPEKCTLCLKCMKECPQNAIYINDFEVNIRKPEEDEEIEGNIVSCLNCGLCADACTRGALRQINGKMRYDPTLCKDCKTMECLEACPVGTLRLSEGPERTVKGFCVSCGRCVKACDYSEARSFENITWKGDVSDDCISCGVCAEVCPKNAITLKKGSIEVDLEKCVLCEKCAIHCPKDAIKKTTMHKMSITDGFTFVQDKLCMRCKLCTKICPEEAITEGEDGSIVVDDSKCTYCGACSNACPARAILFEREFEVSQ, encoded by the coding sequence ATGTTCTTATCAACTAAAAAATGTGAAGGCCTTGGGGAATGTATCAAGGAATGTCCAACAGAGGCAATAAGACTCATTGAAGGCAAAGCATTCAGCTGCATCACCTGCGGAGCATGTGCCGAAGCCTGTCCAAACCGGGCCATATTTAAAAATAGATATGGGGGTTACGTTGTTGACAGAGCAAGATGCAACGCATGTGGAGTATGTGAAATGACCTGTCCTGTTAACAGCATACACATCGAAGATGGGGTTGTGAAGGGCATATGTTCAAGATGTGGAATATGTGCCGATGCATGTCCAATAGATGCAAGAGTGGATGCTTATGATGTTATAGAGGACAGACAGCTTAAATTTCTCGAAGCACTTAATCTAACTGTTCAACCAACTCTTCCTGCCAAGAAAGAGGATGAAAAAGTTCAGAGGACCAATGTGATCACAGACACTGAGAAATGCACCCTCTGCGGAAGATGTGAGTACTACTGTCCAACAGATGCAATAATGGTTGATGTGAACCTTGAAGGAAAATGCACCCAGTGCCGTGTGTGTGAAGATGTATGTCCAGTTGGAGCCATAGAAGAAGGTGTCATAGACCCTGAGAAATGCACCCTATGCCTGAAGTGCATGAAGGAATGCCCACAAAACGCAATCTACATCAATGACTTTGAGGTGAACATCAGAAAACCTGAAGAAGATGAGGAAATTGAGGGCAACATAGTTTCATGCCTCAACTGTGGACTATGTGCAGACGCATGCACCCGTGGGGCACTCAGGCAGATCAACGGTAAGATGAGGTACGACCCAACCCTCTGCAAGGACTGCAAAACAATGGAATGCCTTGAAGCCTGTCCAGTAGGCACACTGAGACTTTCAGAAGGCCCTGAAAGAACTGTTAAGGGATTCTGTGTGTCATGTGGAAGATGTGTCAAAGCCTGTGATTACAGCGAGGCAAGAAGCTTTGAAAACATCACATGGAAGGGAGATGTTTCTGATGATTGCATATCCTGCGGTGTCTGTGCAGAGGTCTGTCCTAAGAATGCAATAACCCTTAAAAAAGGTTCAATTGAAGTTGACCTTGAAAAATGTGTTCTCTGCGAAAAATGTGCCATACACTGTCCAAAGGATGCCATCAAAAAGACAACCATGCATAAAATGTCAATAACCGATGGTTTCACATTTGTACAGGACAAACTCTGCATGAGGTGCAAACTCTGCACCAAGATCTGTCCTGAAGAGGCCATAACTGAAGGTGAAGATGGCAGTATAGTTGTTGATGATTCAAAATGTACCTACTGTGGTGCATGCTCAAATGCATGTCCGGCAAGGGCCATACTATTTGAAAGGGAATTCGAGGTATCACAATGA